From Qingrenia yutianensis, the proteins below share one genomic window:
- a CDS encoding peptidoglycan-binding protein has translation MPTPILPYIPKYITVHLGAPSSNAENVTVTFPDYIKNVASSEIYPTWNESAITANIYAQISFAVNRVYTEFYYSQGYSFNITNSTAIDQKFIYGRNIFENISNLVDEIFNSYIRRIGNAEPLAAKYCNGTTVTCDGLSQWGSQYLAEQGRNSVQILRYYYGNNIEIVSNVPISNVRMSYTAPVRRGEYSRDVAVIQIALNRISEDYPLIPKIAVDSRFGESTERAVRTFQEIFNLTLDGIVGKATWYKLIYLYTGMTGLSEINSEGQKYFSSSLEYPDAIELGNTGEKVYVTQYLLQAVSWFYPNIPTVEFTGRFNENDVNAVKELQKMYSLPQTGVVDEKTWDVLYQTFIGIRDALNNALNPIEKEITYLNSLNLNYGDVNRDVRDLQEKLNEIAETQSERIMANGAFSRQTSARLAQFQKTNGLPQTGILDAETLRQINSVYRQLISNNSIAPTQYPKAELGMGDTDN, from the coding sequence GTGCCTACCCCTATCCTGCCTTATATACCGAAATATATAACGGTGCACCTCGGCGCGCCGTCATCAAATGCCGAAAACGTCACCGTGACGTTTCCCGATTATATAAAAAACGTAGCGTCAAGCGAAATTTATCCGACATGGAACGAATCGGCGATTACTGCAAATATTTACGCGCAGATTTCATTTGCCGTAAACCGCGTTTACACCGAATTTTATTACAGTCAGGGATATTCTTTCAACATCACAAATTCCACCGCTATCGACCAGAAATTTATATACGGACGGAATATTTTTGAAAACATAAGCAACCTTGTGGATGAAATTTTCAATTCATACATTCGAAGAATAGGCAATGCCGAGCCTCTTGCGGCAAAATACTGCAACGGCACGACTGTTACGTGCGACGGCTTGTCGCAATGGGGCAGTCAGTATCTTGCCGAGCAAGGACGCAATTCCGTGCAGATTTTGCGGTATTATTACGGAAATAACATCGAAATTGTGAGCAACGTACCGATTTCAAATGTGCGTATGTCGTATACGGCACCTGTTCGGCGCGGTGAATATTCGCGCGATGTGGCGGTTATTCAAATTGCATTAAACCGCATTTCCGAGGACTATCCGCTTATACCGAAAATCGCAGTTGATTCGCGTTTCGGCGAGAGCACAGAGCGCGCAGTGCGCACATTTCAGGAGATTTTCAACCTCACACTCGACGGAATTGTAGGCAAAGCCACGTGGTATAAGCTGATTTATTTATACACAGGTATGACCGGGCTTTCCGAGATAAATTCCGAAGGACAGAAATATTTTTCATCGTCGCTTGAATATCCCGACGCAATCGAGCTTGGCAACACCGGCGAAAAAGTGTATGTAACACAGTATCTTCTTCAGGCGGTTTCGTGGTTTTATCCGAACATTCCGACAGTCGAATTTACGGGACGTTTCAACGAAAACGACGTAAATGCGGTGAAGGAACTTCAAAAAATGTACTCACTTCCGCAAACGGGTGTTGTTGACGAAAAAACCTGGGACGTTTTGTATCAAACGTTTATCGGCATACGCGATGCGTTAAACAATGCACTGAACCCCATTGAAAAAGAAATAACTTATTTAAACAGTCTTAATTTAAACTACGGCGACGTAAACCGCGACGTGCGCGATTTACAGGAAAAACTCAACGAAATTGCCGAAACGCAAAGCGAGAGAATTATGGCAAACGGCGCATTTTCGCGTCAGACGTCTGCACGGCTTGCACAGTTCCAAAAGACAAACGGTCTGCCGCAAACGGGTATTTTGGACGCCGAAACATTAAGGCAGATAAACAGTGTCTACCGTCAGCTTATTTCGAACAATTCAATCGCACCGACGCAGTATCCAAAAGCGGAGCTTGGTATGGGCGACACCGACAACTGA
- a CDS encoding CPBP family intramembrane glutamic endopeptidase, which produces MNLIILIVFILQTALSVVLGTFFGDSLSDYMQVYLTQIIPIFIPAMICCFMSREGFRGFARDTRPSAVNVILCIILAVCANLILSFITTFVGELIFPNSGNASDIGIPQTNFEFVLDVLFICLMPAVFEEMFFRGAVLTSYEKIYGSKKAIILCGLVFALMHNSISVFIPQFIIGIFLSFIVIKFDSLYLGMLAHFANNFTTLFVQYIVLQKCSGSKTVLFRNPFLTVVILITIFTAAMVAALRLNNSINFKPKSLPWKVRKREKKFMRLIVLLFILLQFVFYFFKLT; this is translated from the coding sequence ATGAACCTAATTATACTGATAGTATTCATACTGCAAACTGCATTGAGCGTGGTGCTCGGCACGTTTTTCGGCGACTCGCTGTCCGACTATATGCAGGTTTATCTCACACAGATAATTCCGATTTTCATACCTGCAATGATTTGCTGTTTTATGAGCCGAGAAGGTTTCAGAGGTTTTGCGCGTGACACGCGTCCGTCGGCGGTAAACGTGATTTTGTGCATAATTCTTGCAGTTTGTGCAAATTTGATATTGAGCTTTATAACTACATTTGTAGGCGAACTGATATTTCCAAATTCAGGAAACGCGTCGGATATAGGCATACCGCAGACAAATTTTGAATTTGTTCTCGACGTGCTTTTTATCTGCCTTATGCCGGCAGTTTTTGAGGAAATGTTTTTCAGAGGGGCGGTTCTTACAAGCTACGAAAAGATATACGGAAGCAAAAAAGCAATAATTCTTTGCGGACTTGTTTTTGCGCTGATGCACAATTCAATTTCGGTTTTTATACCACAGTTTATAATTGGGATTTTCTTGTCGTTTATCGTAATTAAATTTGACTCGCTGTATCTCGGTATGCTCGCGCATTTTGCAAACAATTTCACAACACTTTTCGTGCAGTACATCGTTTTGCAAAAATGTAGCGGCTCCAAAACAGTCTTATTCAGAAACCCGTTTTTGACAGTTGTGATATTGATAACAATTTTTACAGCAGCAATGGTCGCTGCATTAAGGCTGAACAACAGCATAAACTTCAAGCCGAAATCACTGCCGTGGAAAGTACGCAAGCGTGAAAAGAAGTTTATGCGCCTTATTGTGCTTTTGTTTATATTATTGCAGTTTGTTTTTTACTTTTTTAAGCTTACATAA
- a CDS encoding DJ-1 family glyoxalase III — protein MYLLLLADGFEEIEALSFVDILRRAQIDVRTVSVTGEKTVTGSHKIGICADLTYNEVDFSVVNGAVLPGGLPGTYNLAKSEFVKNLFIRLSDSKKLIGAICAAPYALAEFGILNGKTATANPAFWDKLGNANVDKNSRVCVCDNVITSQGPGTAHEFALKFVELIKGEKIASELKNEMLYK, from the coding sequence ATGTATTTACTTCTTTTAGCAGACGGATTTGAAGAAATTGAGGCGCTGTCATTTGTTGACATTTTAAGACGCGCACAGATTGACGTCAGAACTGTGTCGGTGACCGGTGAAAAAACTGTTACAGGTTCGCATAAAATCGGAATTTGCGCTGATTTAACGTACAACGAAGTTGATTTTTCCGTTGTTAACGGCGCGGTACTCCCCGGCGGACTTCCGGGAACATATAACCTTGCAAAATCAGAATTTGTTAAAAATCTTTTTATAAGATTAAGCGACAGCAAAAAACTTATAGGAGCGATTTGCGCCGCGCCGTATGCACTCGCCGAATTCGGTATTTTAAACGGCAAAACCGCAACGGCGAATCCTGCATTTTGGGATAAGCTCGGCAATGCGAATGTCGATAAAAACTCCCGTGTATGTGTTTGCGATAATGTTATTACATCACAAGGTCCCGGAACGGCGCACGAATTTGCGCTTAAATTTGTTGAATTGATAAAAGGCGAAAAAATCGCGTCGGAGCTTAAAAATGAAATGCTTTACAAATAA
- a CDS encoding glycoside hydrolase family 2 TIM barrel-domain containing protein, whose protein sequence is MRFYENPKKVSENREKQRAYYIPENDGAYTLLNGEWNFKYFSRDVDYDGKIENWDKVKVPSCWQTTGYEKPNYTNVAFQFPVDAPYVPDDNPLGVYMREFEIDDTERKHYIVFEGVSSCLELYINGKYVGFSQGSRLQAEFDITKYVKKGKNTVLAKVVKWCCGTYLEDQDAFRCNGIIRDVYLLSRPVGHIKDISVTTDKNTVNVVFEGKANVKLYDSGKLLDENDCNKKCTFNVENPTYWNAEKPYLYTLVFEYEGEIIKIKFGFVTIKISSNKELIINGESVKLKGVNHHDTSPKNGWYMTDEEILTDLRLMKKLNINTIRTSHYPPTPKFLNYCDEMGFYVVLENDMESHGFCIRFGHYEYDALDKTWPCANPDWDFYLNERMERTVNRDKNHPSIFMWSVGNESGYGVNMRNMLNLIRKLDKKRLVHCEDACRQIEFPQEYEPIDVFSGMYLPIDDCVAYAENKDNRLPVFLCEYSHSMGNSPGDVHDYVEAFYAHKAFIGGCIWEWADHVAMDNGVQKYGGDFGDLTHDKNFCCDGMVFSDRSLKAGSYEIKTAYQNIKTAYNKGILSITNRFDFTNLNEYDFKFDIEIDGKIVKAFNKKFDVKPKKTVKFNLDFDLPKSCKLGAYVNIFMYDKDGFECAQSQHKLEVEVEKITAPKKLAKLNEEKLSITANGNGFEYSFSKQYGNFESIKINGEEKLLDVIKLGVWHAPTDNERKNKHYWGGYDNSQTGYNLNKMFSKVYSCEIKNGKIVVSGSLAGVARIVCFRYTLTVSIYENGDINFDLKGDRNPAINFLPRLGFELKLPENDDKFTYFAYGKGESYIDLHHHARMGLYKSCADDEYVNYVKPQEHGNHYNAKMLDIDNSFKFKTDSSFEFNVSHYNAKTLEYAMHTDELVKDKATNVRIDYKVSGVGSGSCGPELNEKYQLKEEKIRMNFWIIK, encoded by the coding sequence ATGAGATTTTATGAAAATCCCAAAAAAGTATCGGAAAACCGAGAGAAGCAAAGAGCGTATTATATACCCGAAAACGACGGTGCGTATACGCTGCTTAACGGCGAATGGAATTTTAAGTATTTCAGCCGTGACGTCGATTACGACGGCAAAATTGAAAATTGGGACAAGGTTAAAGTGCCGTCCTGCTGGCAGACAACGGGTTATGAAAAACCTAATTACACAAACGTTGCGTTTCAGTTTCCCGTTGATGCGCCGTATGTGCCCGACGACAATCCGCTGGGTGTTTATATGCGCGAATTTGAGATTGACGACACCGAAAGAAAGCACTACATTGTGTTTGAGGGAGTTTCGTCCTGTCTTGAACTTTACATAAACGGCAAATACGTCGGTTTCAGCCAGGGAAGCAGACTTCAGGCGGAATTTGACATTACAAAATACGTGAAAAAAGGCAAAAACACAGTTCTTGCCAAGGTTGTAAAATGGTGCTGCGGTACGTATCTTGAAGATCAGGACGCTTTTCGCTGCAACGGAATTATCCGTGATGTTTACCTTTTGTCGCGCCCCGTCGGACATATTAAAGATATCAGTGTAACAACCGATAAAAACACGGTTAATGTTGTTTTTGAGGGAAAAGCTAACGTAAAATTATACGACAGCGGCAAGCTTTTGGACGAGAATGACTGCAATAAAAAATGCACCTTTAATGTGGAAAATCCGACGTACTGGAATGCCGAGAAACCGTATTTATACACGCTTGTTTTTGAATACGAAGGCGAAATTATAAAAATAAAATTCGGATTTGTCACAATTAAAATTTCATCAAATAAGGAACTTATCATAAACGGCGAAAGCGTAAAACTTAAAGGCGTTAACCATCACGACACATCGCCCAAAAACGGCTGGTATATGACCGACGAGGAAATTTTGACTGATTTGCGCCTTATGAAAAAACTCAACATAAACACAATCCGCACGTCGCATTATCCGCCTACACCGAAGTTTTTAAACTACTGTGACGAAATGGGTTTTTACGTTGTGCTCGAAAACGATATGGAAAGCCACGGATTTTGTATCCGCTTCGGTCATTATGAATACGACGCGCTCGACAAAACCTGGCCGTGTGCAAATCCCGACTGGGATTTTTATCTGAACGAGCGTATGGAGCGCACTGTTAACCGCGACAAAAACCACCCGTCGATATTTATGTGGTCGGTTGGAAATGAGAGCGGATACGGTGTTAATATGCGAAATATGCTCAATCTTATACGTAAGCTTGATAAAAAACGTCTTGTTCACTGCGAGGACGCTTGCCGGCAGATTGAATTTCCGCAGGAATACGAGCCGATTGATGTTTTTTCGGGAATGTATCTGCCTATTGACGACTGTGTTGCGTATGCCGAAAACAAAGACAACAGACTTCCGGTTTTCCTCTGCGAATATTCACATTCTATGGGAAACAGTCCCGGAGATGTTCACGATTATGTTGAGGCATTTTATGCGCACAAAGCGTTTATCGGCGGTTGTATCTGGGAGTGGGCAGACCACGTTGCAATGGATAACGGCGTTCAAAAATACGGTGGTGACTTCGGCGATCTGACGCACGATAAAAATTTCTGCTGTGACGGAATGGTGTTCTCCGACAGGTCGCTGAAAGCAGGTTCATACGAGATAAAAACCGCATATCAAAATATTAAAACCGCTTATAACAAAGGAATTTTAAGCATTACAAACAGGTTTGATTTTACGAACCTTAACGAATACGATTTTAAATTTGATATAGAAATCGACGGAAAAATCGTTAAAGCTTTCAATAAAAAGTTTGATGTCAAACCAAAGAAAACCGTAAAATTCAACCTTGACTTTGATTTGCCGAAATCGTGCAAACTCGGTGCATATGTTAACATTTTTATGTATGATAAAGACGGTTTTGAGTGTGCGCAGAGCCAGCATAAACTGGAGGTTGAGGTTGAAAAAATTACCGCGCCGAAAAAGCTTGCAAAGCTTAATGAAGAAAAATTAAGCATTACGGCAAACGGAAACGGTTTTGAATACAGTTTTTCCAAACAGTACGGCAATTTTGAAAGCATAAAAATAAACGGAGAAGAAAAGCTTCTTGATGTGATAAAACTCGGCGTATGGCACGCTCCGACCGATAATGAACGCAAAAATAAGCATTATTGGGGCGGTTATGATAATTCGCAGACGGGTTACAACCTTAACAAAATGTTTTCAAAGGTGTATTCGTGTGAAATTAAAAACGGAAAAATTGTTGTTTCGGGTTCGCTTGCGGGCGTAGCGAGAATTGTTTGCTTTAGATACACGCTTACGGTTTCAATATACGAAAACGGTGACATTAACTTTGATTTAAAAGGTGACAGAAATCCTGCAATCAACTTTTTACCGCGTCTTGGATTTGAACTTAAACTTCCGGAGAATGACGATAAATTCACATATTTTGCGTACGGCAAGGGCGAAAGTTATATTGATTTACATCACCACGCACGAATGGGACTTTACAAAAGCTGTGCAGATGATGAGTATGTAAACTATGTTAAACCGCAGGAACACGGAAATCATTATAATGCAAAAATGCTGGATATAGACAATTCGTTTAAATTTAAAACCGACAGTTCGTTTGAGTTTAATGTTTCACATTACAATGCAAAAACGCTTGAATATGCAATGCATACCGATGAACTTGTTAAAGACAAAGCAACAAACGTGCGCATAGATTACAAGGTTTCGGGTGTCGGTTCAGGCTCGTGCGGTCCTGAATTAAATGAAAAATATCAATTAAAAGAAGAAAAAATCCGAATGAACTTCTGGATAATAAAGTAA
- a CDS encoding 5-formyltetrahydrofolate cyclo-ligase, with product MKCFTNKDEIRKSLKMHRKAMSQAEIQEKSTVICDKIYEKTVNFKSILCYISHMGEVDLTFLIKRLLDDGKIVSVPVCIENFNIIPSQIDSIDFAFSENCYKIRETKILKIPEIFPDCCIVPGIGFDITKNRVGHGKGYYDRFLSENALYKIGACYDFQIVDKIGASEFDVKMNCVISEKRII from the coding sequence ATGAAATGCTTTACAAATAAAGATGAGATAAGAAAATCTTTGAAAATGCACAGAAAAGCTATGTCACAGGCTGAAATCCAAGAAAAAAGCACGGTCATTTGCGATAAAATTTACGAAAAAACCGTAAATTTTAAGAGTATTCTGTGCTATATTAGCCATATGGGCGAGGTTGACTTAACGTTTCTTATAAAGCGTCTGCTTGATGATGGGAAAATCGTTTCTGTGCCCGTATGCATTGAAAATTTTAACATTATACCGTCACAGATTGACAGTATAGATTTTGCATTTTCAGAGAATTGTTATAAAATCCGCGAAACGAAAATTTTGAAAATTCCCGAAATTTTTCCCGATTGCTGTATCGTTCCGGGTATTGGATTTGATATTACAAAAAACAGAGTAGGGCACGGTAAAGGCTATTACGACCGATTTTTGTCGGAAAATGCACTTTATAAAATCGGCGCTTGCTATGATTTTCAAATTGTTGACAAAATCGGTGCGTCAGAGTTTGACGTTAAAATGAATTGCGTTATTTCAGAGAAAAGGATAATTTAA
- a CDS encoding methionine gamma-lyase family protein has protein sequence MDINKFYKNTYNISDEVLKITENAEKEVEKYADNARKVCEYNSVKVLNAFNKHKICEAHFYPTTGYGYDDNGRDTLDMVYADVFGAEDALVRHNIVNGTQAISLCFYGILRPGDTVVAATGRPYDTLEEVIGLRGENGNGSLKDFGINYKEVALKNDKIDIDALVKSIDKTCKMVAFQRSKGYAWRNSLSVDEIGEAITAVKSVNKDIVCFVDNCYGEFVEEKEPCDVGADLAAGSLIKNPGGGICRSGGYIVGTKRCIELVSYRMTCPGIGRECGASLGENRFMYQGLFLAPHIVYQSIKSAMLVSAVFDKLGFDVMPKISDRRTDIIQAVKLGNGEKLVKFCQGIQKGAPIDSFVVPEAWDMPGYESQVVMAAGAFTRGSSIEISADGPMREPYIAFYQGGLTYETAKAAIMSAAENVINCK, from the coding sequence TTGGATATCAATAAATTTTACAAAAACACTTACAATATCAGCGACGAGGTGCTGAAAATCACCGAAAATGCCGAGAAAGAAGTCGAAAAATACGCCGATAACGCACGGAAGGTGTGCGAATATAACTCGGTTAAAGTTTTAAACGCGTTTAATAAGCACAAAATATGTGAGGCGCATTTTTATCCGACAACCGGTTACGGCTACGACGACAACGGCAGAGATACCCTCGATATGGTTTATGCCGATGTTTTCGGCGCAGAGGACGCACTGGTGCGTCACAATATCGTCAACGGCACACAGGCAATTTCACTTTGTTTTTACGGTATTCTGCGCCCTGGTGACACGGTTGTTGCCGCGACGGGCAGACCGTACGACACTTTAGAGGAAGTTATCGGCTTGCGCGGTGAGAACGGCAACGGTTCGCTGAAAGATTTCGGTATAAATTACAAAGAAGTTGCGCTTAAAAACGATAAAATCGACATTGACGCACTGGTTAAGTCCATTGACAAAACCTGCAAAATGGTCGCTTTTCAGCGTTCAAAAGGCTATGCCTGGAGAAATTCTTTAAGTGTGGACGAAATAGGCGAGGCGATAACAGCGGTTAAATCGGTTAACAAGGATATTGTATGTTTTGTTGACAACTGCTACGGCGAATTTGTTGAAGAAAAAGAGCCATGCGACGTCGGCGCAGACCTCGCGGCAGGCTCTCTTATAAAAAATCCCGGCGGCGGAATTTGCCGAAGCGGAGGTTATATCGTCGGCACAAAAAGGTGCATTGAACTCGTTTCATACAGAATGACGTGCCCGGGAATAGGCAGAGAATGCGGTGCAAGCCTCGGCGAAAACAGGTTTATGTATCAGGGGCTTTTCCTTGCTCCGCACATTGTATATCAAAGCATAAAATCCGCTATGCTTGTGTCGGCTGTGTTTGATAAACTCGGATTTGACGTTATGCCGAAAATTTCCGACAGGCGAACCGACATTATTCAGGCGGTTAAGCTCGGAAACGGCGAAAAACTGGTTAAATTCTGCCAGGGAATACAAAAAGGTGCGCCGATTGACAGTTTTGTTGTGCCAGAGGCTTGGGATATGCCGGGTTACGAAAGTCAGGTTGTTATGGCGGCAGGCGCGTTTACACGAGGTTCATCGATTGAAATTTCCGCGGATGGCCCGATGCGCGAGCCGTATATTGCTTTTTATCAGGGCGGTTTGACATATGAAACCGCAAAAGCTGCCATTATGTCGGCGGCTGAAAACGTTATAAACTGTAAATAA
- a CDS encoding DUF2156 domain-containing protein produces the protein MEFNELKIEDKELFDKYINNEYENCEAVFGNLFIWRNISNTRFALCDGALCVVYTKSNGKLASCYPFGEFDTKTVIEKLKEYFASKGQGLIMESVTNAPCEKIKNLYGDEVEILPDRSLFDYVYTSDSLINLSGKKLHSKRNHINKFLSLYENFEYKKLERSMFDECLESVNKWLLEKYQPTDTDYKNEITVIKECFKNYEKLGFIGGSLFVNGKIAAFTIGEKYYKNSCVVHIEKADTSIEGAYTAINNFYIKNEWQNVEFVNREEDMGLEGIRKAKLSYKPHHMVEKNTIIFK, from the coding sequence ATGGAATTTAATGAACTTAAAATTGAAGATAAAGAATTGTTTGACAAGTACATCAATAATGAATATGAAAACTGCGAAGCGGTATTCGGCAATCTTTTTATATGGCGGAACATTTCAAATACGCGTTTTGCGCTTTGTGACGGCGCTCTGTGTGTGGTTTACACAAAATCGAACGGCAAGCTTGCATCTTGTTATCCGTTCGGCGAATTTGATACAAAGACCGTTATAGAAAAGTTAAAAGAATATTTTGCATCAAAAGGGCAGGGGCTTATTATGGAAAGCGTCACCAATGCGCCGTGTGAAAAAATTAAAAATTTATACGGTGATGAGGTTGAAATTTTGCCCGACAGAAGCCTTTTTGACTATGTTTATACGTCCGACTCGCTTATAAATTTGAGCGGAAAAAAACTTCATTCAAAACGAAATCACATAAACAAATTTTTGTCGCTGTATGAAAATTTTGAGTACAAGAAACTTGAACGAAGTATGTTTGACGAGTGCCTTGAGAGTGTTAATAAATGGCTTTTGGAAAAATATCAGCCGACCGATACTGATTATAAAAATGAAATTACAGTCATAAAAGAATGTTTTAAAAACTACGAAAAACTTGGATTTATCGGCGGTTCGTTGTTTGTCAACGGCAAAATTGCGGCATTCACGATAGGCGAAAAATATTATAAAAATTCGTGCGTGGTGCATATCGAAAAGGCTGATACAAGCATTGAGGGCGCATATACGGCAATTAACAATTTCTATATTAAAAACGAGTGGCAAAACGTTGAGTTTGTCAACCGCGAAGAAGATATGGGACTTGAGGGCATACGCAAAGCAAAGCTTTCGTACAAACCTCATCATATGGTTGAAAAAAATACTATAATTTTTAAATAG
- the xerA gene encoding site-specific tyrosine recombinase/integron integrase yields MPSLTEIYSKCPVFLKNYLTYMSVIKGKSQNTVTQYYYDLRIFLRYIIMTEKNLHEDEFNNIDILNFDFEKIKKITLDDLYAFMAYINNEHSSNDSFRARKVASLRSFFNYLYIKEKSISENPAQNLDTPKLKARLPKYLSLEQSIDLLKVIDGEYKQRDLAMFALFLTCGLRLSELVSIDIKNVDFKKKTLKVIGKGNKERIVFINDLCVDTIKKYLEVRPNDGLVGNDREALFISSKSTRITGRSVERIAKKYFDLAGIDSDVYTPHKLRHTAATIMYRDGNVDVRTLQKILGHESLSTTQIYTHVSDEFMENAAKKNPLAQVKLDD; encoded by the coding sequence TTGCCGTCACTTACGGAAATATATTCAAAATGTCCTGTTTTTTTAAAAAACTATCTTACATATATGTCTGTTATAAAAGGAAAATCTCAAAATACAGTCACGCAGTATTATTATGATTTGAGAATTTTTTTGCGCTATATTATAATGACAGAAAAAAATCTTCACGAAGATGAATTTAACAATATCGATATTTTGAATTTCGATTTTGAAAAAATAAAAAAAATTACGCTTGATGATTTGTATGCCTTTATGGCATATATAAATAACGAACATTCATCAAACGACAGTTTTCGCGCACGAAAGGTTGCAAGTTTGCGTTCGTTTTTTAATTATCTTTATATAAAGGAAAAATCTATTTCGGAAAATCCCGCGCAAAATCTCGATACACCCAAACTAAAAGCACGACTGCCTAAATATTTGTCTTTGGAGCAAAGTATTGATTTGCTTAAAGTGATTGACGGCGAATACAAACAACGCGATTTAGCAATGTTTGCGCTGTTTTTAACCTGCGGATTGCGTCTTTCGGAGCTTGTCAGCATTGACATTAAAAACGTTGATTTTAAGAAGAAAACTTTAAAAGTTATAGGCAAAGGAAACAAAGAACGCATTGTATTTATCAACGATTTGTGTGTTGATACGATAAAAAAATACCTTGAGGTTCGCCCGAACGACGGTCTTGTCGGGAATGACAGAGAGGCACTCTTTATAAGCAGTAAATCGACGCGCATAACAGGACGAAGTGTCGAACGCATTGCAAAAAAATATTTTGACCTTGCGGGTATTGACTCGGACGTTTACACACCGCACAAACTCCGCCATACTGCAGCTACAATAATGTACCGCGACGGAAATGTTGATGTGCGCACTTTGCAGAAAATTCTCGGTCACGAAAGCCTTTCTACAACTCAAATATACACACACGTCAGCGACGAGTTTATGGAAAATGCGGCAAAGAAAAATCCGCTTGCGCAAGTTAAACTTGATGATTAA
- a CDS encoding cation diffusion facilitator family transporter, whose translation MINFIIRKFIPDYENITDKNVRERYSVLAGVLGIFNNFILFALKIIIGFYINSIAVISDAFNNLSDIASSLLSVISAKMSNMRPDKEHPFGHGRIEYVASLFVAAIIFFVGISLFKTSVSKIFRPETLNFNPYLVLILALSVLVKVWMFFYNRYIGKKINSSVLCAAAEDSLSDVWATSAVIVSTVLGLFTTLPLDAILGVGVSVLILLSGFGIAKDTIDLLLGKAPDKELVEKLKNIILNGERIQGVHDLIVHDYGPGRVIASAHAEVKDTENIVEIHEIIDALENKIEEELGVVMIIHTDPINVDCERTISLKNKVEEIAEEIDKNLTIHDFRITDGKDNINLIFDIVFPYEYDDKSCHKIVFEIMDKMKSYDSRINIVAKIDRTY comes from the coding sequence TTGATAAATTTTATTATAAGAAAATTTATACCCGATTACGAAAATATAACAGATAAAAATGTGCGCGAAAGGTACAGCGTTCTCGCCGGCGTACTGGGAATTTTCAATAATTTTATACTTTTTGCCTTGAAAATAATAATAGGCTTTTACATAAACAGTATCGCCGTAATTTCGGACGCTTTTAACAATCTTTCCGATATTGCGTCGTCGCTTTTGAGTGTAATCAGCGCGAAAATGAGCAATATGCGTCCCGACAAGGAACATCCGTTCGGTCACGGCAGAATTGAATATGTCGCATCACTTTTCGTTGCGGCAATCATATTTTTTGTGGGAATATCACTTTTCAAAACATCGGTATCGAAAATTTTCCGCCCCGAAACGCTCAATTTTAACCCGTATCTGGTGCTGATTTTAGCCCTTTCGGTGCTTGTAAAAGTTTGGATGTTTTTCTACAATCGTTACATAGGCAAAAAAATCAATTCAAGTGTGCTTTGCGCCGCTGCGGAGGACAGTTTGAGCGATGTGTGGGCAACAAGCGCGGTAATCGTTTCCACTGTTTTGGGGCTTTTCACAACGCTTCCGCTCGACGCAATTCTTGGTGTCGGTGTGTCGGTGCTGATACTTCTTTCAGGCTTCGGCATTGCAAAAGACACCATTGATTTGCTTCTCGGTAAAGCGCCCGACAAAGAACTTGTCGAAAAGCTTAAAAATATCATCTTAAACGGAGAACGTATACAAGGCGTCCACGACCTTATAGTGCATGATTACGGCCCCGGGCGCGTCATTGCGTCGGCGCACGCGGAGGTTAAAGACACCGAAAATATAGTTGAAATCCACGAGATTATCGATGCACTCGAAAATAAAATTGAAGAAGAACTCGGTGTTGTTATGATTATTCACACCGACCCGATAAATGTAGACTGCGAACGTACAATCAGCTTAAAAAACAAGGTTGAGGAAATTGCGGAGGAAATCGACAAAAATCTTACAATTCACGATTTCCGCATAACGGACGGCAAAGATAACATCAACCTTATTTTTGATATTGTTTTTCCGTATGAATACGACGATAAATCCTGTCATAAAATTGTTTTTGAAATAATGGACAAAATGAAAAGCTATGATTCAAGGATAAATATAGTTGCGAAAATTGACCGCACATATTAA